The following are encoded together in the Streptomyces rapamycinicus NRRL 5491 genome:
- a CDS encoding adenylate kinase produces MRIVLVGPPGAGKGTQATRLAGKLSIPHISTGDLFRANISRQTELGKLAKVSMDAGNLVPDELTIAMAKDRMQQPDAENGFLLDGFPRNVSQAEALDELLRTEAIKLDAVLDLEVPEGEVIKRIAGRRICRGRSAHVFHVSYSPPKKQGVCDVCGGELYQRDDDSEETVRKRLEVYYTQTEPVIEYYKTQGLAVTISSLGPVDEVTRRALEALKREDDGK; encoded by the coding sequence ATGCGCATCGTCCTCGTCGGGCCGCCGGGCGCTGGTAAGGGCACTCAGGCCACACGCCTGGCCGGGAAGCTGTCGATCCCGCACATCTCTACGGGCGATCTGTTCCGGGCCAACATCAGTCGGCAGACCGAGCTCGGGAAACTCGCGAAGGTCTCCATGGACGCCGGCAACCTCGTCCCCGACGAGCTCACCATCGCGATGGCGAAGGACCGCATGCAACAGCCGGATGCCGAGAACGGCTTCCTGCTCGACGGTTTCCCGCGCAACGTCTCGCAGGCCGAGGCGCTCGACGAGCTGCTGAGGACCGAGGCCATCAAGCTGGACGCGGTTCTTGACCTCGAAGTCCCCGAGGGAGAGGTCATCAAGCGCATCGCCGGCCGGCGCATCTGCCGCGGCCGGTCGGCACACGTGTTCCACGTGTCGTACAGCCCGCCGAAGAAACAGGGCGTGTGCGACGTCTGCGGCGGTGAGCTCTACCAGCGCGACGACGACTCCGAGGAGACCGTCCGCAAGCGGCTCGAGGTCTACTACACGCAGACCGAGCCGGTCATCGAGTACTACAAGACGCAGGGCCTCGCGGTCACGATCTCCTCCCTGGGACCTGTGGACGAGGTCACGCGGCGGGCGTTGGAAGCCCTCAAGCGCGAGGACGACGGCAAGTAG
- a CDS encoding Mu transposase domain-containing protein, whose translation MISCLDSTLRAIGGAPTYVLTDNEKTMTIDRVAGIAVRHPQVVAAGRHYGLQVHTCVPFDPESKGGSEATVRIAKADQIPTTANLREKYASFAELRGACAVFCQQVNTRVHRETSRTPASALDVERTRLHPLPVAPHTLALGESRQVLRDQTVRFGSVRYSTPPGLVGQEAWVRADGEELVVVVDLSRLAHRPEWMQGPAGLMEVARHPLSLPGRPVIDLAHYPNHPQETDGSPRQPRPKPVNDAEEAFLRLGPGTKSWLIEAGAAGTTRIRVRMAAAVELAALIGPAEVDLGLGLAATAGRFAEDDLMSIVQHRRHGARPADLVVADETHSVQPGTSAWADFGRPAS comes from the coding sequence GTGATCTCGTGCCTCGACTCCACTCTGCGGGCGATCGGCGGGGCACCGACCTATGTACTCACCGACAACGAGAAGACGATGACCATCGACCGGGTCGCCGGGATCGCGGTCCGTCATCCTCAAGTCGTCGCCGCGGGACGTCATTACGGCCTGCAAGTACACACGTGTGTCCCCTTCGATCCCGAGTCCAAAGGGGGCAGTGAGGCCACCGTCCGTATCGCGAAGGCGGACCAGATCCCCACCACCGCGAACCTGCGGGAGAAGTACGCCAGCTTCGCCGAACTCCGCGGAGCCTGTGCGGTCTTCTGCCAGCAGGTCAACACCCGCGTCCACCGGGAGACGAGCAGGACCCCCGCCTCCGCGCTGGACGTCGAACGCACCCGCCTGCACCCACTTCCCGTGGCCCCTCACACCCTCGCGCTCGGTGAGTCCCGTCAGGTGCTGAGGGACCAAACCGTCCGTTTCGGCTCGGTCCGGTACTCGACCCCGCCGGGCCTGGTCGGCCAGGAAGCCTGGGTCCGCGCGGACGGCGAGGAACTCGTCGTGGTGGTGGACCTGTCCCGGCTCGCGCACCGGCCGGAGTGGATGCAGGGTCCGGCCGGGCTGATGGAAGTCGCCCGGCATCCATTGTCCCTGCCCGGACGGCCCGTCATCGACCTGGCGCACTATCCGAACCATCCGCAGGAGACGGACGGCTCCCCGCGCCAGCCCAGACCCAAGCCCGTCAACGATGCCGAGGAAGCCTTCCTCCGGCTCGGCCCCGGAACGAAGTCCTGGCTGATCGAGGCCGGCGCCGCGGGCACCACCCGGATCCGGGTGAGGATGGCCGCCGCCGTCGAGCTCGCTGCCCTCATCGGTCCTGCGGAGGTCGACCTGGGCCTCGGTCTCGCCGCGACCGCCGGCCGATTCGCCGAGGACGACTTGATGTCCATCGTCCAACACCGTCGGCACGGCGCCCGCCCCGCCGATCTCGTCGTCGCGGACGAGACACACTCCGTCCAGCCCGGCACCTCCGCCTGGGCCGACTTCGGCCGCCCGGCTTCCTGA
- a CDS encoding ATP-binding protein, with protein sequence MPRTLATAAVDRLLHHAHIVLTEGSSLRLTQATTGQGVVPLNQPGQSVSP encoded by the coding sequence ATGCCCAGGACACTGGCCACCGCCGCCGTCGACCGGCTCCTTCACCACGCGCACATCGTCCTCACCGAAGGCTCCAGCCTGCGGCTGACCCAGGCCACCACCGGCCAGGGCGTCGTCCCACTGAACCAGCCGGGCCAGAGCGTGTCTCCTTGA
- a CDS encoding MFS transporter → MTTSRNSRAGLTTATKADRITTPKTPVTTPALSAGLLIAILLVAANLRVTLTGVGTLLPAIEHDTGLTASEGGVLSTLPLFVFAVTSPFVGRTSHRVGTTRLLVAALAVLAAGTVIRSLPSLACLFLGTVILSVAIAVGNVLLPTVIRTHVPGPRVHTVSALYVTAMGMVAALSSGISVPLAEVLPGTWHSALAWGVVVAVAALAVWLPRLRDSRPDGGVRSHGTHARTPWRSWLAWQVSFFMGLQSLAFYTAIAWLPSILSQQGMSTTSAGWMLFYYQLVALVTSMLLPLITRGRHDQRFAAATGSAIVAAGFALLLLFPALALAACTLLGLGAGVCLVLALSFQSQRATGPSETTALAGMAQSIGYLVAATGPLLLGVLHDTTGSWTGALLLLTALSLVMAAAGYGAGRDRHVRTRPDRETD, encoded by the coding sequence GTGACCACCTCGAGGAACTCCCGCGCCGGCCTCACCACGGCTACGAAGGCCGACCGGATCACAACCCCGAAGACGCCGGTTACCACGCCCGCCCTTTCGGCCGGCCTCTTGATCGCGATCCTTTTGGTGGCGGCCAACCTGCGCGTGACCTTGACGGGCGTGGGCACACTGCTGCCGGCCATCGAGCACGACACCGGGTTGACTGCGTCAGAGGGAGGCGTACTGAGCACCCTGCCGCTGTTTGTGTTTGCTGTGACTTCGCCCTTTGTCGGGCGCACCTCGCACCGGGTCGGCACCACCCGCCTCCTCGTGGCCGCCCTCGCAGTGCTGGCAGCGGGCACCGTGATCCGGTCCTTGCCTTCGCTTGCCTGTTTGTTCCTCGGAACCGTGATCCTCTCGGTGGCGATCGCAGTTGGCAACGTCCTGCTGCCTACGGTGATTCGCACCCACGTGCCCGGCCCGCGGGTTCATACCGTCAGCGCTCTCTACGTCACCGCTATGGGAATGGTCGCCGCTCTGTCGTCCGGCATCTCCGTCCCGCTTGCCGAGGTCCTGCCCGGAACCTGGCATTCCGCCCTGGCCTGGGGAGTGGTCGTCGCCGTCGCCGCTCTCGCCGTGTGGTTGCCTCGGCTACGCGACTCCCGCCCGGACGGCGGCGTGCGGTCTCATGGGACACACGCTCGAACCCCATGGCGATCCTGGCTGGCGTGGCAGGTGTCCTTCTTCATGGGCCTGCAATCCCTTGCCTTCTACACCGCCATCGCTTGGCTGCCCAGCATCCTCAGTCAGCAGGGCATGAGCACCACATCTGCCGGCTGGATGCTGTTCTACTACCAGCTCGTCGCACTGGTCACGAGCATGCTGCTGCCTTTGATCACTCGAGGCCGCCACGACCAGCGCTTCGCTGCTGCCACGGGCTCAGCGATCGTCGCCGCAGGCTTCGCGCTCCTGCTCCTCTTTCCAGCGCTCGCACTCGCGGCATGCACTCTTCTCGGGTTGGGCGCCGGTGTCTGTCTCGTGCTCGCCCTGAGCTTCCAAAGCCAACGTGCCACTGGTCCCAGCGAGACCACAGCCCTGGCCGGGATGGCTCAGTCCATCGGCTACCTCGTCGCCGCGACCGGCCCCCTCCTTCTCGGCGTCCTCCACGACACCACCGGCAGCTGGACCGGTGCTCTCCTTCTCCTCACCGCATTGAGCCTGGTCATGGCCGCCGCCGGTTATGGCGCCGGACGCGACCGCCACGTTCGCACCCGGCCCGACCGCGAGACAGACTGA
- a CDS encoding transketolase-like TK C-terminal-containing protein, with protein sequence MVAEPRSAGGSGGPAQAEELVALESVEQRVLWLSTAIIDHANRVRPNPSGLKVGGHQASSASMTSIMTALWFHALTAEDRVSVKPHASPVLHAINYLLGELDESYLTTLRAFGGLQSYPSRSKDPDPADYSTGSVGIGATAPLWGALARRYVEGRFGGAGRGRQYSLLGDAELDEGAIWEAIQDPMVPGLGEAVWVVDLNRQSLDRVIPGIAADKLQGMFAAAGWQVITLKYGHLLQGLFTRPGGEALRARIDAMGNPEYQRLLRCSADELRERLPGTGSTAGPIADLIAPLDDASLLAALRNLGGHDIGALSDAFAGVDDTRPTVIFAYTVKGYGLPTEGHPQNHSSLLTADQMSALADRLGTDLDDPWTRFGAGSAEAALCAAAAQRLHRPEQAPQKPPAVPADLARPAPTGIGNTQQALGRVLLDLTRRAPEAAARIVTVSPDVSSTTNLGGWLNKVGVWSPAERPNWFADDAETILQWREQPTGQHVELGIAETNLVGLLGELGATWSRWGQPLLPIGVVYDPFVNRALEPWSFGIYAGGQSILVGTPSGVTLAPEGGAHQSITTPSLGIEQPGCVTYEPAFAIDTEWCLLAALGNLASPEGTSAYLRLSTRPIDQSTAAVPSDPAARERRRRHVTAGAYRLRQYEKPVVTLAAMGALVPEALAAADRLAALGHGADVVCVTSPDLLFRALQARRGLSDDPAWILDQVFPLDRATPLVTVLDGHPHTLAFLSTIQNVPVSTLGVTRFGQSGAIEDVYRYHRIDTDSIVTTALDLID encoded by the coding sequence ATGGTGGCGGAACCAAGGTCGGCCGGCGGCAGCGGCGGTCCTGCCCAGGCGGAGGAGCTTGTTGCGCTGGAGTCGGTCGAACAGCGGGTGCTGTGGCTGTCCACCGCGATCATCGATCACGCCAACCGGGTGCGACCGAACCCTTCGGGGCTGAAGGTGGGCGGTCACCAGGCATCCAGTGCCTCGATGACCTCGATCATGACGGCGCTGTGGTTTCACGCGCTGACTGCCGAGGACCGGGTGTCGGTCAAGCCTCATGCCTCACCGGTGTTGCACGCGATCAACTACTTGCTGGGCGAGCTGGACGAGTCCTACCTGACCACGCTGCGCGCCTTCGGTGGCCTGCAGAGCTACCCCAGTCGTTCCAAGGACCCCGACCCGGCCGACTACTCCACCGGTTCGGTCGGTATCGGCGCCACCGCTCCCCTGTGGGGCGCTCTCGCCCGGCGTTACGTGGAGGGGCGCTTCGGCGGTGCCGGGAGGGGGCGCCAGTACTCCCTGCTCGGCGACGCCGAGCTGGACGAAGGCGCGATCTGGGAAGCCATCCAGGATCCGATGGTGCCGGGCCTGGGCGAAGCGGTGTGGGTCGTCGACCTCAACCGGCAGTCCCTCGACCGGGTCATCCCCGGCATCGCCGCGGACAAGCTGCAGGGTATGTTCGCCGCGGCCGGGTGGCAGGTCATCACCCTCAAGTACGGGCATCTCCTGCAGGGGTTGTTCACCCGGCCCGGCGGCGAGGCCCTGCGCGCTCGTATCGATGCCATGGGCAACCCCGAATACCAGCGCCTGCTGCGCTGCTCCGCCGACGAGCTGCGCGAGCGCTTGCCCGGCACCGGCTCGACCGCCGGGCCGATCGCCGACCTCATCGCCCCCCTGGACGACGCCTCGCTCCTGGCGGCGCTGCGCAACCTGGGCGGCCACGACATCGGCGCGCTGTCGGATGCGTTCGCCGGTGTCGACGACACCCGCCCGACCGTGATCTTCGCGTACACGGTGAAGGGCTACGGGCTGCCCACCGAGGGCCACCCGCAAAACCACTCCTCGCTCCTGACTGCCGACCAGATGAGTGCACTGGCTGACCGCCTGGGAACCGATCTCGACGACCCGTGGACGCGTTTCGGTGCGGGTTCGGCGGAAGCGGCCCTGTGCGCGGCGGCCGCCCAGCGGCTGCACCGCCCCGAACAGGCGCCCCAAAAGCCCCCTGCCGTTCCCGCCGACCTCGCGCGCCCGGCCCCTACCGGCATCGGGAACACTCAGCAGGCTCTCGGCCGCGTCCTGCTGGATCTCACCCGGCGGGCGCCGGAGGCGGCCGCCCGGATCGTGACCGTCAGCCCGGACGTCAGCTCCACCACCAACCTCGGCGGCTGGCTCAACAAGGTCGGTGTGTGGTCCCCGGCCGAGCGCCCCAACTGGTTCGCCGACGACGCCGAGACCATCCTGCAGTGGCGTGAGCAGCCGACCGGTCAGCACGTGGAGCTGGGCATCGCGGAGACCAACCTGGTCGGTCTCCTCGGCGAGCTGGGCGCCACCTGGAGTCGGTGGGGCCAGCCGCTGCTGCCGATCGGCGTCGTCTACGATCCCTTCGTCAACCGGGCCCTGGAGCCTTGGTCGTTCGGCATCTATGCCGGTGGCCAATCGATCTTGGTCGGCACCCCCTCCGGTGTCACCCTCGCCCCGGAGGGCGGCGCCCACCAGTCGATCACCACCCCCTCGCTGGGCATTGAACAGCCCGGCTGCGTCACCTATGAGCCGGCGTTCGCGATCGACACCGAATGGTGCCTGCTCGCCGCACTCGGCAACTTGGCCAGCCCAGAGGGCACGTCGGCCTATCTGCGGCTGTCGACCCGACCCATCGACCAGTCGACAGCCGCGGTGCCCAGCGACCCGGCCGCTCGCGAACGCCGTCGCCGACATGTGACCGCCGGGGCCTACCGGCTGCGGCAGTACGAGAAGCCCGTGGTGACACTCGCCGCGATGGGCGCTTTGGTCCCGGAGGCCCTGGCCGCCGCCGACCGGCTCGCCGCCCTCGGGCATGGCGCCGACGTTGTGTGCGTGACCAGCCCGGACCTACTCTTCCGCGCACTCCAGGCCCGTCGCGGCCTGTCGGACGACCCGGCCTGGATCCTCGACCAGGTCTTTCCCCTCGACCGGGCCACCCCGCTGGTCACCGTCCTGGACGGGCATCCCCACACCCTGGCTTTCCTGAGCACGATCCAGAACGTTCCCGTCAGCACCCTCGGCGTGACCCGGTTCGGCCAGTCCGGGGCGATCGAGGACGTCTACCGCTACCACCGCATCGACACGGACAGCATCGTCACCACCGCCCTCGACCTCATCGATTGA